A single window of Vibrio campbellii CAIM 519 = NBRC 15631 = ATCC 25920 DNA harbors:
- a CDS encoding GlcG/HbpS family heme-binding protein has product MNKILFTFLLSSSALHAQASTCDHLPTHHDLTKALKSVVATTSNEENGGLELNMWGTIVARDGTVCVVAKTGGSFGEQWPGSRVISAQKANTANAFSLPELSLSTANLWKATQPGGSLFGLQFSNPVNSELAFKGHSKNFGQHNDPMINHRIGGINVFGGGLALYNEQGEIVGGLGVSGDTSCADHNIAWKTRNALKLDFVPKGISETGDDNIIYDNNNGFSHVNCGNGEQDIAKNLPNSFPISKIK; this is encoded by the coding sequence ATGAACAAGATTTTATTTACATTTTTATTATCTAGCTCAGCACTGCATGCGCAAGCTAGTACATGTGATCACTTACCAACCCACCATGATCTAACTAAAGCCCTAAAAAGTGTGGTCGCTACTACGAGCAATGAGGAAAATGGAGGCTTAGAGTTAAATATGTGGGGCACCATTGTGGCAAGGGACGGCACCGTATGTGTCGTGGCTAAAACTGGCGGGAGCTTTGGTGAACAGTGGCCAGGTAGTCGCGTAATATCGGCGCAAAAAGCAAATACAGCGAATGCGTTTAGCTTACCAGAACTATCACTCTCCACCGCTAACTTATGGAAAGCAACGCAACCGGGAGGTAGTTTATTTGGGTTACAATTCAGTAATCCTGTTAATTCTGAGTTAGCATTCAAAGGGCACTCTAAAAACTTTGGCCAACATAATGACCCAATGATAAACCATAGGATTGGGGGCATAAATGTATTCGGCGGAGGGTTAGCTCTTTATAATGAACAAGGTGAAATTGTCGGTGGTTTAGGTGTGAGCGGTGACACATCATGTGCCGATCATAATATCGCTTGGAAAACTCGCAACGCTCTTAAATTAGACTTTGTTCCAAAGGGTATTTCTGAAACCGGTGATGATAACATTATCTATGATAATAATAATGGGTTCTCTCATGTCAATTGTGGGAATGGTGAGCAAGATATAGCTAAAAATCTACCGAATAGCTTCCCTATATCTAAGATAAAGTAA
- a CDS encoding MBL fold metallo-hydrolase, with product MSETTLKNTYLARERATQSLITPRTYYAQLAHRIHHSAQFEHGRVKDKMPNVPSPQSFWQVCWAYMGGRSPLSPDNQLPYSSIEPTRFEQRQQAMRVTWLGHSTLMIETDGVRILTDPVFDYASPLIAKAWFERNIPNTAVRDSLPIPDVIVISHDHYDHLEASTIRYYSDKSVTFYVPLGVGKHLIRWGVRPDNVVEFDWWESVHYANVELICTPANHNSGRNYLDKNSTLWASWVVKGQQENLYFSGDSAYDSHFTQIAERCGPIDIACLEVAADVKGNQGYPVENWGHMQAHHTVRAFKDLQAKKLLPVHWATYELFTHKWDEPIEDLIEHCQADHIELITPMAGESFYVAKEYKNKPWWQAHKLCEQARKIRV from the coding sequence ATGTCTGAAACGACACTTAAAAACACGTACTTGGCTCGTGAGCGCGCAACGCAATCACTGATTACTCCTCGCACTTACTACGCGCAGTTGGCGCATCGCATTCACCACTCAGCTCAATTTGAACATGGACGCGTCAAAGACAAGATGCCAAATGTGCCAAGCCCTCAGTCTTTTTGGCAAGTGTGCTGGGCCTACATGGGCGGACGTTCGCCGCTCAGTCCCGATAACCAGTTGCCTTATTCATCGATAGAGCCGACGCGGTTTGAGCAGCGACAGCAAGCGATGCGAGTCACTTGGCTCGGGCATTCCACTTTGATGATTGAGACCGATGGCGTGCGCATTCTGACTGACCCTGTATTCGACTATGCGTCGCCGTTGATTGCTAAGGCATGGTTTGAGCGCAATATCCCCAATACAGCCGTACGCGATAGCTTGCCGATTCCGGATGTCATCGTGATCTCTCATGATCATTACGATCACCTCGAAGCTTCGACCATACGTTACTATTCTGATAAATCCGTAACATTTTACGTGCCACTCGGTGTCGGTAAGCATCTGATTCGTTGGGGCGTTAGACCTGATAACGTGGTGGAATTTGATTGGTGGGAGAGCGTTCATTACGCCAACGTCGAGCTGATTTGCACGCCAGCCAATCACAACTCAGGGCGTAATTATCTGGATAAGAATTCGACCTTATGGGCATCTTGGGTGGTAAAAGGGCAGCAAGAGAACCTCTATTTCAGCGGCGACAGTGCGTACGATAGTCACTTTACGCAAATCGCTGAGCGTTGCGGCCCGATTGATATTGCCTGTTTGGAAGTCGCGGCAGATGTGAAAGGCAACCAAGGTTATCCGGTTGAGAACTGGGGACACATGCAAGCGCATCACACGGTACGAGCATTCAAAGATCTGCAAGCGAAGAAGTTGCTACCTGTGCACTGGGCAACGTATGAGTTGTTTACGCACAAATGGGATGAGCCCATTGAGGACTTGATTGAACATTGCCAAGCTGATCACATTGAGCTGATAACCCCGATGGCAGGAGAGAGTTTTTACGTGGCAAAAGAATATAAAAATAAGCCTTGGTGGCAAGCCCATAAATTATGTGAGCAAGCTAGAAAAATACGGGTATAA
- a CDS encoding Rho-binding antiterminator, producing MVTCSQYDFIEIACMFNLPVEITLKNGEKHQGSAFDTGYDIERQECLFLDIDGEHISFPTEQLIAMKALKDNPHFSEVTFS from the coding sequence ATGGTGACCTGCAGCCAATACGATTTTATTGAAATCGCTTGTATGTTTAATCTGCCCGTGGAGATCACCCTCAAAAACGGTGAGAAACATCAAGGCAGCGCATTTGATACAGGCTATGATATTGAACGACAAGAGTGCTTGTTTTTGGATATCGATGGCGAGCACATTTCGTTCCCAACCGAACAATTGATTGCAATGAAAGCACTCAAAGACAACCCGCATTTCAGTGAAGTGACCTTCAGTTAA